From Carassius auratus strain Wakin chromosome 10, ASM336829v1, whole genome shotgun sequence, a single genomic window includes:
- the LOC113109763 gene encoding protocadherin alpha-C2-like encodes MRSAMDPWRRRQLGFVVLSAIWSLASAVTRYSIPEEIPVGTVIANIATDLGLDAHSLLERKVKLDYIHSKKYLEINESTGELFIAEKIDREYLCPAKTSSFCFLKMDVIIESPVRIFNIELEIMDINDNAPQFRRERIPLDISESATPGERFSLTNAVDADVGENSIETYYLSDSDRFTIEIQSGSDGTKYVDLVLKASLDREKQAVHRLTLTAVDGGVPARSGTASIIIQVLDTNDNAPQFDRQVYSVDLIENAPIGTLIMHLNATDYDEGVNAEVIYSFTLYTSEKTQEKFSLDPNSGEIRVKDTIDFEEVKSFEMYVEAKDKGVNPLSGQCKILVFITDLNDNHPEITINSFKSSIKENDPVGTVIAVVSVSDRDSGDNGKVVLSIHNAEMLPFALNRSSEDFFELIVIESLDRELKNSYDITLYVTDRGTPSLSDNETISLTIQDVNDNAPTFPQSFYTIHFMENNEPGALLTSLTAHDPDSHENQYIVYFIIEKEIANTSVSMLFSINPENGDLYALRTFDYEREKEFLFHIEARDSGVPPLSSNMTVHIIILDQNDNTPLIVSPWRPQGAAIEEVIPRSSDKGSLVTKVIALDADSMQNSRITYQFLQITDTTLFSLDQYNGEIRTNRMFSYRDPRHQHLVIIARDNGDPPRSATVTIKISTVEQVFTQFTESTEVPIEYDLFTDLNLYLLIGLGSVLFFLLITILVIIVLKCQEPKPSQAAPQGRNSIISQRNSSTIADSTLISSDAYWYSLFLAETRKGKVVVRQPLPNGAGFIVSSIPGSAALTETSASRSSTLQESSSDLP; translated from the exons CAATGGATCCGTGGAGGAGAAGGCAGCTCGGTTTTGTCGTCCTCTCCGCGATTTGGAGTCTCGCCTCGGCTGTAACAAGATACTCCATCCCTGAAGAAATTCCAGTGGGCACAGTGATCGCAAATATCGCCACGGATTTGGGCCTTGACGCTCACAGTCTGTTGGAACGAAAGGTAAAGCTGGATTATATCCATAGCAAGAAATACCTAGAAATAAACGAAAGCACAGGAGAACTGTTTATCGCTGAGAAAATTGACCGGGAGTATTTATGCCCGGCCAAAACATCATCGTTTTGCTTCCTCAAGATGGACGTGATAATCGAGAGTCCAGTACGCATATTTAATATCGAATTAGAAATTATGGACATCAATGACAACGCGCCTCAGTTCAGAAGGGAGAGAATACCGCTCGATATTTCAGAATCGGCAACACCCGGAGAGAGATTTTCTTTAACAAACGCGGTGGATGCAGATGTTGGAGAGAACTCAATCGAGACCTATTATTTGAGTGACAGCGACAGGTTTACTATTGAAATCCAGTCTGGAAGTGACGGGACTAAATACGTCGACTTGGTGCTAAAAGCGAGTTTAGACAGAGAAAAACAAGCCGTTCATAGGCTAACCCTCACCGCCGTGGACGGAGGCGTACCTGCGCGCTCAGGTACGGCCAGCATTATCATCCAAGTGCTGGATACCAACGACAACGCACCTCAGTTTGATCGACAAGTGTACTCGGTTGACCTCATTGAAAATGCACCTATCGGGACACTGATTATGCACCTGAATGCAACCGATTACGACGAGGGTGTCAACGCGGAGGTCATATACTCCTTTACTTTATACACATCCGAGAAAACACAAGAAAAGTTCTCGTTGGATCCCAACAGTGGAGAAATAAGAGTAAAAGACACGATCGACTTTGAAGAAGTGAAGAGCTTTGAGATGTACGTTGAAGCCAAGGACAAGGGTGTGAATCCACTTTCTGGTCAGTGTAAAATTTTGGTGTTCATCACCGATCTAAATGATAACCATCCTGAGATTACAATAAATTCTTTTAAGAGTTCGATTAAAGAAAATGACCCTGTAGGAACAGTGATCGCTGTCGTCAGTGTGAGCGACAGGGACTCTGGAGATAATGGCAAGGTTGTTCTTTCCATCCACAATGCTGAGATGTTACCATTTGCTCTTAATAGGTCGTCTGAAGACTTTTTTGAGTTAATAGTCATAGAATCGCTTGACCGTGAGCTCAAAAACAGTTATGATATCACCCTTTATGTGACCGACAGAGGAACCCCTTCTTTGTCTGATAACGAAACAATCAGTCTTACAATTCAAGATGTCAATGATAATGCCCCAACATTCCCTCAATCCTTCTATACCATTCATTTCATGGAAAACAATGAGCCTGGGGCATTGCTCACCTCCTTAACGGCCCATGACCCAGACTCGCATGAAAACCAGTATATTGTTTACTTCATCATAGAAAAGGAGATCGCCAACACCTCAGTGTCCATGCTGTTTTCCATCAATCCCGAGAATGGCGACCTCTATGCGTTACGCACATTTGACTATGAAAGAGAGAAGGAGTTTCTGTTTCACATTGAAGCTAGAGATTCAGGAGTTCCTCCTCTTAGCAGTAACATGACCGTACACATCATCATCCTGGACCAAAATGACAACACACCGCTCATAGTTTCTCCATGGCGTCCACAAGGTGCTGCTATAGAAGAAGTAATCCCAAGGTCAAGTGATAAAGGATCCCTGGTCACCAAGGTCATCGCGTTGGATGCAGACTCCATGCAGAACTCTCGAATAACGTATCAGTTCCTCCAGATCACAGACACCACGCTATTCAGCCTTGACCAGTACAACGGCGAGATAAGAACCAATCGCATGTTCAGCTACAGAGACCCCAGACATCAACACCTGGTCATCATAGCCAGAGACAACGGAGACCCTCCTCGCTCCGCCACGGTGACCATCAAGATCTCCACAGTGGAGCAAGTGTTCACACAGTTTACCGAATCCACAGAGGTGCCTATTGAATACGACCTGTTCACCGATCTCAACCTGTATTTGCTGATCGGTTTGGGGTCGGTGTTATTTTTTCTGCTCATAACCATCCTAGTGATTATTGTACTGAAATGTCAAGAACCCAAACCCTCACAAGCAGCTCCTCAGGGTAGGAACAGCATCATCAGCCAGAGGAACTCTTCCACCATTGCTGACTCTACTCTCATCTCTAGTGATGCCTACTGGTACAGTCTGTTTCTGGCAGAGACTAGAAAAGGGAAGGTGGTGGTGCGGCAGCCCCTTCCAAACGGGGCAGGGTTCATTGTGTCAAGCATCCCAGGAAGTGCTGCACTGACTGAGACCAGTGCTTCAAGGTCTTCCACTTTACAG GAGTCAAGCAGTGATTTACCATGA